The segment aactgtaggttaattggcttggtaaaaaaaataattgtccctagtgtgtgtaggatagtatcagttttacttttagagaaacagcacggaaacaggcccttcggcccaccgagtccgcactgaccaataacctacggtttcctcccacactccaaagacatacaggtttgtaggttaattggcttggtataaatgtaaattgtccctaggatagtattagtcaattttttttgttttccctacacacactagggacaattgggggagtccagaaccaggggccacagtttaagaataaggagtaagccatttagaacggagacgtggaaacactttttctcacagagagttgtgcgtctgtggaattctctgcctcagagggcggtggaggccggttctctggatgctttcaagagagagctagatagggctcttaaagatagcggagccagggcatatggggagaaggcaggaatggggtactgattgggaatgatcagccatgatcacattgaatgacggtgctggctcgaagggccgaatggccttctcctgcacctattatctattgtcactAAGAacgttttacacttataccaagccaattaactgacaaacctgtacgcttttgggaggaaaccaaggatcgctggtcagtgtgaacttggTGGCCCGAAGAtcctttttctgcgctgtatctctaaacaaaactaaactaaaaatcctcATCCTGCATTGGCCTTTACACAGACTACATCAGTGCTTTGGATGCAGTGAGAGTTAAAAGTACTCGGAATAGTCACATCTCCGTTCTAGTAGATCAGTCTGACAATGATTGATGTCTGGCCTTCAGAAAATAAAAACAATCTTCCTCCCCCACAATATCTTATCATTTTACAAGAAAATATCATGTCAACATTATCTTCACAAAATAATGACCATGTAGTTAAGTAGTGTAGGAGGATAAGAGAGGTCAGTGACAGGGAAATGAAGATAGGATTGTGAGCAGAATGCGGATTGTGATACAAGGCTCGCTTCCTCTAATGCATCACCACCCAAGCTTTAAGGACATTCACATTGCTATTGCCCATCCTTTTTGTAGTTTGATCTGTCAGTGAGCCTGCATTCGTGCAATTTAAcatgacaagtacatggataagatatgtttagcgggatatgggccaaacgcaagaagGCAGGGCTACTGTAGATGAGGTATCTTGGTCGGAATGGACAAGtttagtcgaagggcctgtttttgtgttgcACGACACGATGACTCCATAATATATAAAGATAGAACATTATTTGATGGGTCTAACGCAAGTTAGTTTATCCGTAGGAGAATCTTCAAAAGCAGTTGCTGTGGTGAAACGTTTATATTTCATTGTTGCTTGGCCTGGAGTGCTGCACTGAAAGGATCATTTGAAGACATGTGTGCTTAAGGGgggtccatttggcccattgtgtcgtATTATCTTTAAGAAAGCTCACAGGCTCAGcccatccccttcccccacaaACTGCCTTACTGAATGGTTCCGGGAAAGCTGCTGTCTCTGCCTCCCTATCCAATAGTCTAATAATGCCCTTATCACGCcttatgagtatagaagttgggatgtaatgttaaaattgtacatggcattggtgagaccaaatctggtgtatggtgtacaattttggtcgcccaattataggaaggatgtcaacaaaatagagagagtacagaggagatttactagaatgttgcttgggtttcaacaactaagttacagagaaaggttgaataagttaggtctttattctctggagtgcagaaggttaaggggggacttgatagaggtctttaaaatgatgagagggatagacagagttgatgtggatcagcttttccctttgagaatagggaagattcaaacaagaggacatgacttcagaattaagggacagaagtttaggggtaacatgagggggaacttctttactcagagagtggtagcggtgtggaatgagcttcaagtggaagtggtggaggcaggttcgttggtatcatttaaaaataaattggataggcatatggatgagaagggaatggagggttatggtatgagtgcaggcaggtgggactaagggaaaaaagttgttcggcacggacttgtagggccgagatggcctgtttccgtgctgtaattgttatatggttatatatggttatgtgAAGAACAACTTCCTGGCTTCAGCGGGAAAAACTGGCCTCTCCCCACTTTGACCGTATGCTTCCTGCTGTcacgatgcacacacacacaatgacgagtcccctccagtttcctcccacgcctcACAAATATGTTGGTGGATAAACTGACTGCAGTCAATTGAGGCAGTGTCAGTGGGTGGCAGGACAATCAGTGGTGATAATGGGCGTGTGAGGGAGAATGGGTTATTGGGAATAAGTGGCGGCAATGGGACTTATGGCAATCAGTTAACTTAAGCCccagtcccacgatgcgagttcacccaagagctctcccgagcttaaaaaaaaaattgtggtacttcatcacgagtattttattactcttggaaatttttcacactgttgaaaaaacttcacgagttactgggaagggaaggggaaggagggagaaagcaaggactacctgaaattggagaagtcaatgttcataccactaccCCAGTACTACCCTACcctaacgaaatatgaggtgctgctcctccaatttgcagtgggacttactatggccatggaggaggcccaggaaaagaaaggtcggattcggaatgggaggaggagttgaagtgctgagccaccgggagatcaggttggttattgtgaactgagcagaggtgttgcgcaaaacgatcgccaagtctacgcttggtctcgccgatgcagagcagttgacacctggaatagctgatgcaatagatgaggttgggggaggtgcaggtgaacctctgcctcacctggaaagactgcttgggtccttggatggagtcgagggtggtggtaaagcgacaagtgtagcatttcctgcggttgcaagggaaagtaccagaggagggggtggtttgagtgagAAGAGACGAATTGATCAGGGAAATCCCTGGTCAGTTCGTCCcttctcccgatggctcagcacttcaactccccctcccattccaaatctgacctttctgtcctgggcctcctccatggccagagtgagtcccactgcaaattggaggagcagcacctcatatttcgcttgggcagtttacaccccagcggtttgagcattgacctctccaatttcaggtagtccttgctttctccctccttccccttcccagctctcccacagcctactgtctccacctcttcctttcttcttcctgcccctcccctccccccacatcagtctgaagaagggtctcgacccgaaacgtcacccattccttcgctccatagttgctgcctcacccgctgagtttctccagcatttttgtctacattcccttgtgatgtatctgtacactgtaaatggctcgattgtaatcatgcattgtcttgctgctgactgcctagcaagcaacaaaagcttttcactgtacacgtgacaataaactaaactaaactaaacttcttgcTCACCGGGTCTGGCTCCCAGAACCAGCTTCTCGCAACTCGCATTCTGTTTGTTTTAACACAGAACAACAGTTTCTTCGGAGAAAGAAAACTTCCAACCGATTAAAAAAATTCTGAATTAATTAAGCCAAATTTAatgtattaaaacatttttttttgcagacaAGTATGAAGATTTTATTTTAGAAGTGAATGGGTGGGgcatggaacacactgccaggggcagTAGTACTGGCAGCATTCAAAGGGATCTGAAAGAAAATggtccattgtcagagagagagagtgggagagtgggacTCGTTGGACTGTCCTTGCATAGAGCTAGTACAACATCAACAGGCCAGATGGCCTGCATCAACTGTGTTGAACCTTTTAATTATTTTATGGAAATGTGCAATAATAGCAATTGAGATTTTAATGGTACACTTGATTTTTAAAAGCATTGATTATTTTAACCTGCTCTGTAGGATCCAAACTCTAAGCACCTACCTTTTCACTATAGTCCTGAACCTTCAGTTAACAAAAACCTATCAAACTTAATGCTAAAATTAATGCTCTTGGGGCATTCAAAGACTGTTGATAACTTTGGTAGGTGGTAAAATGGAGGTGTGGCTTAATCTTCAGCCAGGACATTTGTATTAGGGGCCAAATGTTTTTAACAGGAGAGCCCTGGTCATCTGCAGGTCCATTCTCAGGAACCAAGCTGGGAGCAGTAGGAATCACTGTAGGAATCGCTGGCGAGTGTCGGGGCAGCACAAAGAACCAGAGGTCGAATCATTGGGATTTCCAAATAGCGGGAGAGAGAATTATCCAAGTTTTACAGCCATGCTTCCCAAATCAGGACACCCACCTCCCAACCCATCGCGCACAGTGCGGCAACTTACCCGCCGAGCTACTCCTCACGGTGGGCTCATGGGGCCTGGAGCAAATGTTGTGTGAGGCCGCCTCCGGCAGGGCAAGGGGGTGGAGAGGCGTTGGAGCAGTGCACGGTTCCCTGCGCTGCTGCCCCGCCGTGTCCTGGGGCCGGCACAGCCGTGAGGCCTCGGAGGGCTCAGCTGCTGCCAGCAGGTCAGTCTCAGTGTCCTCAGGGATGATGGCGATACGCTGGCCCCGCTCACAGCCACCGGAGGAGGAGGTGTGGGGGCTGCAGGGTGGGGTCTCATCAGCCTGGGTGTACTGCACGGTGACAGCACAGTCCTCGGCCATGCTGCCTGCTTGTCTCTCCAGGTAGCGGCAGCAGGCCTGGCCCTGGCCCAGCTCGGCCCAGCACGGCCTGCTGCCGGCAACACTGTACAGAGCCTGCGAGGCAGTCCTGGGCTCGGCCCTCCTGCGACAGGCCACACTGGGCAGCGGGAAACGCCGCCCTTCCTGCCCGCTCTCTGCCACTTTGCAGTCCAGGGCATGAATCTCCAAGCAGCGGGCACAGGCCTGTTCAGAGGGCCCGCTCCGGTCCTCCGCCTGGTGTCCAGACCCCCCCGGCCTGCCCTCGGCGCTGGAGCTGGCTTCCCGGTACTCCAGCGAGGAGCTGCTGCTGTAGTTCATGTCCATGCTGCAGTTGGAGAGCTGGTCGGCGGGCGACACTGCTGGCCCTGCCTCACCCTCGGCACAGGGGCCGCAGTGTTTGggcggctcctcctcctcctcctcctcctcctccccgggCGGGCCCTCTACCAGCAGGGCCCCCGCCCGGCACGGGCTGCGGCTGCGGTACACGTACGGGTCATAGTCACTGCTCAGCGAGCTGCGGAAGGTGGAGCAGCTCCCATACACGCCTTGGTTGCTGAGCTCGGTACAGTCCAGCATGGAGTCACTGGAGGAGCAGTGGCACTGGGCCGAgctggagctgctgctgctgctgtcactGCCAGGGCAGTCGGCTAGGTAGCCGCTGTACACCGAACGGTGGCCATGGTAGCAGCTGAAGCTGGAGCTGCTCCCTCCGTCCAGGTGGGATGATGGCGGGATGTGGAGAACGGTGGGATACAACATACTGCCCCCCGCCTGAAAGGCCTGCGAGGGTCCCTTGTGGCTGATGAGCCCCACCTGGGACTCTGCCTGTGGGTAGCTCAGTCCTTGGATGAAGTAATGTTGATACATGGTTTCGTACTGGGAAAAGCAGGGCGCCCGCGTGTAATTTCGCCCGTTGAACTTGGGCCTCCGGAAGGCGTGAGACTGGGGAAAGGCGCGGTGCTCCAGACTGCAGTGATGGTCCATGTGTACGGGGGGGAAGCTATGGACGTAAGCCCCTGCCTGGGGCGGGAAGAGCCCCTGCTCGCTGTGTTGCTCCACTGTCAGCACGGTTACTGCATTCCCATGCGGGTCCATACTGGTCCTGGTGGGGTAGGTGGTCAGCTGGCTGGTGCGGTGGACACGGCCTGGGTAGTGGACAGGCAGCACCACACGCTGCCGTCCTCGACCCTGACCCTCTGCCTCCATGCACACTGGCCCACCACTCTCCTTCTTCCGTTCTGTGAAGAGAAACAATCGTTAGGCTGGGTTTTATacaacacaatagacaataggtgcaggagtaggccatttggcccttcgagccagcaccgccattcaatgtgatcatggctgatcatccccaatcagtaccccgttcctgccttctccccatatcccctgaccgctatttttaacagccctatctagctctctcttgaaagcatccagagaacctgcctccaccaccctctgaggcagagaattccacagactcaccattctctgtgagaaaaagtgtttcctcgtctctgttctaaatggcttactccttattcttaaactgtggcccctggttctggactcccccaacatcgggaacatgcttcctgcctctagcgtgtccaaaccattaacaatcttatatgtttcaatgagatccccttctatcctaaactccagagtgtacaagcccagccgctccattctctcatcatatgacagtcccgccatcccaggaattaaccttgtaaacctacgctgcactccctcggtTCTGATGGATCCTTAGCTAATCTTCAGCAAATCAGCACCATTCTTTCATGAGTTGCACCTGCCATTTGTGTAAAGGCCTTGGGTTCCTTGACCCTGCACCAAGCAGGAATTTATTTGTGATCTCAGAGTTGCAGGCAAGGCCAGAATCTATCAGCCATCCCCAATTGTTGAGAAGTCAGTGAGGTGCTGTCGTCCTTCTGGTGGACAAGGCTCACCCACAATGTGCTGTTGGCAAGGGGGTTGAAGATATAGATGCAGCTATGATACCTCCACCTACTTACAAATGAGGGTGGTGGCCAACTTGAAAAGGAACATGAAGGATTCTGCTTATGTTTAAAGATtgatgattgggggggggggggggggggactgtctcATTGGGATTCATAACAATTAGCaagagacagtaggtgcaggagtaggccatttggcccttcgagccagcaccgccattcattgtgatcatggctgatcatccacaatcagttcctgccttttccccatatcccttgactccgctatctttaagaggtctctctggaaagcatccagagaattgccttctgtggcagaaaattactgaggcagagaattccacaaattcactgggTGAAAGAGTTTTGGGTGAAAAATAACTGTAAGAATATTTTCACTGTGATGCTGTTATATAGTGATTTCACAGT is part of the Amblyraja radiata isolate CabotCenter1 chromosome 25, sAmbRad1.1.pri, whole genome shotgun sequence genome and harbors:
- the znrf3 gene encoding E3 ubiquitin-protein ligase ZNRF3 isoform X2, with translation MMWSGSELMPVLLVVAAAALGSVRAKETAFVEVVLFESSSNGEYTTFTTDLQGRFSRAGATISAEGEIVQMHPLGLCNNNDEEDLYEYGWVGVVKLEQPQLDPKPCLTVLGKAKRAVQRGATAVIFDVSENPDAIDQLNQGSEDPLKRPVVYVKGVDAARLMNIVNKQKVARARIQHRPPRPTEYFDMGIFLAFFVVVSLVCLVLLIKIKLKQRRSQSSMNRLALQALEKMETRKFKSKSKVSREGNCGASDTLSSSSTSDCAICLEKYVDGEELRVIPCTHRFHKRCVDPWLLQHHTCPHCRHNIIERKKESGGPVCMEAEGQGRGRQRVVLPVHYPGRVHRTSQLTTYPTRTSMDPHGNAVTVLTVEQHSEQGLFPPQAGAYVHSFPPVHMDHHCSLEHRAFPQSHAFRRPKFNGRNYTRAPCFSQYETMYQHYFIQGLSYPQAESQVGLISHKGPSQAFQAGGSMLYPTVLHIPPSSHLDGGSSSSFSCYHGHRSVYSGYLADCPGSDSSSSSSSSAQCHCSSSDSMLDCTELSNQGVYGSCSTFRSSLSSDYDPYVYRSRSPCRAGALLVEGPPGEEEEEEEEEPPKHCGPCAEGEAGPAVSPADQLSNCSMDMNYSSSSSLEYREASSSAEGRPGGSGHQAEDRSGPSEQACARCLEIHALDCKVAESGQEGRRFPLPSVACRRRAEPRTASQALYSVAGSRPCWAELGQGQACCRYLERQAGSMAEDCAVTVQYTQADETPPCSPHTSSSGGCERGQRIAIIPEDTETDLLAAAEPSEASRLCRPQDTAGQQRREPCTAPTPLHPLALPEAASHNICSRPHEPTVRSSSAGSGPSLMLEKDFGTEQNI
- the znrf3 gene encoding E3 ubiquitin-protein ligase ZNRF3 isoform X1, which produces MMWSGSELMPVLLVVAAAALGSVRAKETAFVEVVLFESSSNGEYTTFTTDLQGRFSRAGATISAEGEIVQMHPLGLCNNNDEEDLYEYGWVGVVKLEQPQLDPKPCLTVLGKAKRAVQRGATAVIFDVSENPDAIDQLNQGSEDPLKRPVVYVKGVDAARLMNIVNKQKVARARIQHRPPRQPTEYFDMGIFLAFFVVVSLVCLVLLIKIKLKQRRSQSSMNRLALQALEKMETRKFKSKSKVSREGNCGASDTLSSSSTSDCAICLEKYVDGEELRVIPCTHRFHKRCVDPWLLQHHTCPHCRHNIIERKKESGGPVCMEAEGQGRGRQRVVLPVHYPGRVHRTSQLTTYPTRTSMDPHGNAVTVLTVEQHSEQGLFPPQAGAYVHSFPPVHMDHHCSLEHRAFPQSHAFRRPKFNGRNYTRAPCFSQYETMYQHYFIQGLSYPQAESQVGLISHKGPSQAFQAGGSMLYPTVLHIPPSSHLDGGSSSSFSCYHGHRSVYSGYLADCPGSDSSSSSSSSAQCHCSSSDSMLDCTELSNQGVYGSCSTFRSSLSSDYDPYVYRSRSPCRAGALLVEGPPGEEEEEEEEEPPKHCGPCAEGEAGPAVSPADQLSNCSMDMNYSSSSSLEYREASSSAEGRPGGSGHQAEDRSGPSEQACARCLEIHALDCKVAESGQEGRRFPLPSVACRRRAEPRTASQALYSVAGSRPCWAELGQGQACCRYLERQAGSMAEDCAVTVQYTQADETPPCSPHTSSSGGCERGQRIAIIPEDTETDLLAAAEPSEASRLCRPQDTAGQQRREPCTAPTPLHPLALPEAASHNICSRPHEPTVRSSSAGSGPSLMLEKDFGTEQNI
- the znrf3 gene encoding E3 ubiquitin-protein ligase ZNRF3 isoform X3 — protein: MMWSGSELMPVLLVVAAAALGSVRAKETAFVEVVLFESSSNGEYTTFTTDLQGRFSRAGATISAEGEIVQMHPLGLCNNNDEEDLYEYGWVGVVKLEQPQLDPKPCLTVLGKAKRAVQRGATAVIFDVSENPDAIDQLNQGSEDPLKRPVVYVKGVDAARLMNIVNKQKVARARIQHRPPRSSMNRLALQALEKMETRKFKSKSKVSREGNCGASDTLSSSSTSDCAICLEKYVDGEELRVIPCTHRFHKRCVDPWLLQHHTCPHCRHNIIERKKESGGPVCMEAEGQGRGRQRVVLPVHYPGRVHRTSQLTTYPTRTSMDPHGNAVTVLTVEQHSEQGLFPPQAGAYVHSFPPVHMDHHCSLEHRAFPQSHAFRRPKFNGRNYTRAPCFSQYETMYQHYFIQGLSYPQAESQVGLISHKGPSQAFQAGGSMLYPTVLHIPPSSHLDGGSSSSFSCYHGHRSVYSGYLADCPGSDSSSSSSSSAQCHCSSSDSMLDCTELSNQGVYGSCSTFRSSLSSDYDPYVYRSRSPCRAGALLVEGPPGEEEEEEEEEPPKHCGPCAEGEAGPAVSPADQLSNCSMDMNYSSSSSLEYREASSSAEGRPGGSGHQAEDRSGPSEQACARCLEIHALDCKVAESGQEGRRFPLPSVACRRRAEPRTASQALYSVAGSRPCWAELGQGQACCRYLERQAGSMAEDCAVTVQYTQADETPPCSPHTSSSGGCERGQRIAIIPEDTETDLLAAAEPSEASRLCRPQDTAGQQRREPCTAPTPLHPLALPEAASHNICSRPHEPTVRSSSAGSGPSLMLEKDFGTEQNI